The region TCCCTCTGGTCGTTGCGGTCTCGACATCCCTCGCAGCCCAGAACGGGTTGCTGATAAGAAACAGACAGGCGTTCGAAAGGACAAAGGAGCTTCAGGCGGTTGTGTTCGACAAAACCGGAACGCTGACGGAAGGAAAATTCGGCGTTACAGACATAATCGCCTTCACAGGCAGTGAGGATGAGGTGCTGAGGATTGCGGCGAGCATGGAAATGCATTCAGAACATCCGATTGCGAGGAGCATAGTTGAGGAGGCTGAAAAGAGGGGCCTGAAGCTTGAAGAAGTCGAGAACTTCAGGGCAATCCCCGGAAAGGGCATCGAGGCGCAGATTGGTGGTACGACATACATGGTGGTCAGTCCGGGATATCTCAGGGAAAAGGGCATTGAGGCTGGAGAAGAGGCCGAGAAACTTGCGGCTCAGGGTAAGACAGTGGTTTATCTGCTGAAAGACTCGGAGCTTGCGGGAGTGATTGCTCTTGCCGACAGAGTAAAGCCCGAGTCAAGAGAAGCTGTGGAAAAGCTGAAGAAGATGGGCATAAAGTGCATGATGCTCACCGGAGACAACGAGCTTGTGGCGAAATGGGTGGCTGAAGAGCTTGGCCTCGATGAGTACTTTGCCGAGGTTTTGCCACATGAAAAGGCAGAGATGGTGGCGAAGGTTCAGGAGAAGTACGTAACTGCCATGGTTGGAGACGGCATAAACGATGCCCCAGCTTTAGCTCAGGCTGACGTTGGTATAGCCATAGGTGCAGGCACGGATGTGGCCATTGAGACCGCTGACATAATTCTTGTCAGAAGTGATCCGAGGGATGTTGTCAAAATAGTTGAACTTTCGAAGAAAACATACGCCAAGATGATTCAGAACCTGATCTGGGCGACAGGGTACAACAGCGTGGCAATACCTCTTGCAGCTGGTGTGGCCTACGGCCTCGGAATTCTCCTGACTCCCGCCATAGGTGCTGCTCTGATGTCCCTCAGCACGGTGATAGTTGCAATAAATGCGAGATTGCTGAAATAACTTTCTGTTATTTTTCCAATTCATTTTTTTTACAGTGCGTCAGGAGTTAATGCTATATTTTATGGTTACAATGTAAGTGTGTGAGCAAAAAAATTAAGCTTAAGGTAGAGGGGATGACCTGTGCATCCTGTGCAAGGACAGTCGAGACAGCAGCGATGCAGGTAGATGGAGTCAGGAAAGCGAGCGTCAATCTGGCCACGGAATCTCTTCAGCTTGAACTGGACCCCGAAAAGGCAAGAATCGAGGAGATAAAAAAGGCAATCGAAGAGGTGGGCTATAGAATCCCGGAAGAGGAGAAAGCAGTTGTGGTGAAAATAGGCGGGATGACCTGTGCTTCATGTGCCAAAACCATTGAAGTTGCGGTTGGCAGTCTTGATGGGGTAAAGAGCATTACCGTCAACCTCGCAACCGAAAGTGCCAGGATTGTCTACAATCCTTCGGTTACCGAAATTGAGGACATCAGAAAGGCCATAGAGGAAGTCGGTTATCAGTTTCTGGGTATTGAAGGTGAAGAGCTGAAAGAGGAGGCCAAGGGGGACCACGTCAGGGAGATGAAGAAAAAACTCGCATTTGCGTCGGTATTCGGTGCAGTTCTTCTTGTCATGCAGTATGGAAAGTATGTTGGCCTTCCCGAAATACCCTACAACAGCATCATCCAGTTCATTCTCGCTACACCTGTCATGCTCTATTCGGGCAGGGAGATGTTCCTTGCCGCAGTGAGAGCCCTCAGACACAGAATGCTCAACATGGATGTGATGTACTCGATGGGTGTCGGCTCGGCATACACCGCAAGCGTCCTGTCAACAATAGGGCTTCTGCCCGAGGACTACCTCTTCTACGAGACGGCAGTTCTGCTTCTCGCTTTCCTGCTCCTTGGCAGGACACTCGAAGCGATAGCCAAAGGAAGGACGAGCGAGGCAATCAAGAAGCTGATCGGGTTGCAGGCAAAAACCGCCGTCGTCGTCAGGGATGGCAGGGAGATCGAGGTTCCAGTTGAGGAGGTCAGAGTTGGGGACATTGTCATAGTAAAGCCTGGGGAGAAGATACCTGTTGATGGTGTTGTCATCGAGGGAGAGAGCTACGTTGACGAGTCGATGATCACCGGAGAACCGATTCCAGCGCTTAAAAAGAAGGGAGATGAGGTTGTTGGAGCGACCATAAACAAAAATGGCGTGCTGAAAGTCAAAGCCACGAGGGTTGGTAGCGACACGCTGCTTGCCCAGATAATAAGGCTCGTTGAGGAGGCAATGGGGAGCAGGCCGCCGATTCAGAAGCTGGCCGACAAGATTGTCGCTTACTTCATACCCGTGGTGCTGACAATAGCAATAACCTCGTTCATCTACTGGTACTTCATAGCAGGCGTACCGGAAATCTTTGCATTCACGACTCTCGTTGCCGTGCTTGTGATAGCCTGCCCCTGTGCCTTTGGGCTTGCGACGCCGACTGCACTGACAGTGGGAATGGGCAAGGGTGCGGAGCTTGGAATACTCATCAAGAATGGAGAAGCTCTTGAGATCGCGAGGAGAGTAACGACCGTCGTGTTCGACAAAACCGGAACACTGACGAAGGGTAAGCCGGAGGTTACGGACATCGTTGCTTTTGAAGGCGATGAGACGGAGGTGCTGAGGATTGCGGCAATAGCAGAGAAGAGGAGTGAGCATCCTCTGGCTGAGGCGGTTGTTAGGAAAGCAGAGGAGACAGGAGCGCAGATTGACGAGCCAGAGAGATTTGAGGTCATTACAGGAAAGGGAGTAGTTGCTTCACTTAACGGAGAGAAAATACTGGTTGGAAGCAGGAAGCTGATGGCGGAAAATGGAATGGAGGTGAGCAGCGAGATTGAGGACACACTTCAGAGGCTTGAGAGCGAGGCGAAGACCGCCGTACTCGTGTCACACAACGGCAGGATCATAGGTGCAATAGGCATCGCGGACAACATAAAACCGTCTGCGAAGGAAGCAATCGAGGAACTTCACAGAATCGGCAAGAAAGTTGCAATGATTACCGGGGATAATAGGAGAACTGCCGAAGCTATCGCAAGAAGGCTCGGCATCGACACCGTTCTTGCTGAGGTTCTCCCACACCAGAAGGCTGAGGAGGTAAAGAGGCTTCAGAAAAATGGAGAAGTGGTTGCGTTCGTTGGAGACGGCATAAACGATGCCCCAGCTTTAGCTCAGGCAGATCTTGGCATAGCGATTGGAAGTGGAACTGACGTGGCCATAGAGAGCGGAGAGATTGTGCTTATGAGGGACGATTTGCGCGATGTTGTTGCAGCAATACAGCTCAGTGAGAAGACTCTGAACAAGATAAAGCAGAACCTGTTCTGGGCTATGATCTACAACACCATACTGATTCCGGTGGCCGCGGGAGTTCTTTATCCGGTGTTCGGCATAGTCTTCAGGCCTGAATGGGCTGGACTGGCAATGGCGATGAGTAGTGTGAGCGTGGTCACAAACTCGCTGCTGATGAAGAACTATATCCCGCCGGTTAATAGAAGAGCGAAATCGTAATTCAACAACATTAAATTTTTTTGAAATCCACAGGTTTATAAATTGGTTTTTTAATACTTTACTGGAGGTGTCTTGATGCTGAAGATGAATGGTGCCGGAATGATGGGGCTGGCTTTGCTGATCCTGCTCATCCTGACTGTGCCTGCCATGGCCTCAAATCCGCTTGCTGTTGATTACACCATAACGCCTTCAACCGTCAAACCCGGTGTTGAGGGATATGTGGAAATAATGCTCACCAACCCCGGAACCACTCCCATACAGGACATTTACGTTTTCAGGGTTGATGCCGAGGGGCCGGTGGTTATCAAGGACTACCGGAAGGATGTTGGTGATCTATCTCCCGGAACGTCGAGAACCCTGATAGTGAGGTTTTCGGTGCCCGAAACTGCGAAGGCAGGATACTATCTGGTTGATGTGGACCTCAGGATGAGAGTTGCAGGCTCATCAGAAAGGTATGTGTTTCAAATACCTGTTGAAGTTCGAGAAGAGAGTCTCGTGGGTCTCAGCATATCTCCCGAAAAGATCGAGGCGAACACACCTGTCAATCTCACGCTCAGGGTTGAAAATGCTGGTGGAGAGATCAGAAACCTCAGGATATTCTGGTCGGGCGATGGGCTAATCCCGCTGTCTGAAAGCTCTCCATTGCTAATCCCTTCCATGGGTCCAGGCGATGTGGAGGAGTTCAGTCTCAGGGTGAAAGCTCTGGAACAGGGGACGGCCGTTCTGGTTTTCAACATCACTTACTCTGATGTTACCGGCAATGTTATCCGGGAGGCCAGAACATTGGCCTTGGACGTTGTTGCGAAAAATGAGAGCTTTCTGAACGTCACTCTCACGCCCAGCGTACTTGAGATTGGAAGTGGTGGAAAGCTCATTTTCAATCTCGCTGCAGAGGGGACTGACGAGCTGAAAAACGTTCTGATCAGCTGGAGGAGCGAGGCGATCATGCCATCTTCATCCAACTCCAGGTTCATAGATTCAATTCAACCCGGAGAGCAAAAGGCCGTTACATTTGATGTTTTCGTCAATGAAGGCGTTCAGCCCGGCTATTATCCTGTTGAGGTGGCGGTGGAATACGATTATTCGGGGATGAAAGTCAAGTCGGAAGAGTCGTTCTCAGTTATGGTTACCGGGGATATTTCTCTAACCGCAACGCTCTTCAGGGCTGAGAATGACAAGGTGTTCATCTCGGTTGCCAACACCGGAAATGCCCCGGCGAAGAATTTGGTTGTTTATGCAAGTTCCGAATACGGAAAGGGTGAGGTGTTTATAGGCGACATGGCTCCGGGTG is a window of Geoglobus acetivorans DNA encoding:
- a CDS encoding heavy metal translocating P-type ATPase, translating into MTCASCARTVETAAMQVDGVRKASVNLATESLQLELDPEKARIEEIKKAIEEVGYRIPEEEKAVVVKIGGMTCASCAKTIEVAVGSLDGVKSITVNLATESARIVYNPSVTEIEDIRKAIEEVGYQFLGIEGEELKEEAKGDHVREMKKKLAFASVFGAVLLVMQYGKYVGLPEIPYNSIIQFILATPVMLYSGREMFLAAVRALRHRMLNMDVMYSMGVGSAYTASVLSTIGLLPEDYLFYETAVLLLAFLLLGRTLEAIAKGRTSEAIKKLIGLQAKTAVVVRDGREIEVPVEEVRVGDIVIVKPGEKIPVDGVVIEGESYVDESMITGEPIPALKKKGDEVVGATINKNGVLKVKATRVGSDTLLAQIIRLVEEAMGSRPPIQKLADKIVAYFIPVVLTIAITSFIYWYFIAGVPEIFAFTTLVAVLVIACPCAFGLATPTALTVGMGKGAELGILIKNGEALEIARRVTTVVFDKTGTLTKGKPEVTDIVAFEGDETEVLRIAAIAEKRSEHPLAEAVVRKAEETGAQIDEPERFEVITGKGVVASLNGEKILVGSRKLMAENGMEVSSEIEDTLQRLESEAKTAVLVSHNGRIIGAIGIADNIKPSAKEAIEELHRIGKKVAMITGDNRRTAEAIARRLGIDTVLAEVLPHQKAEEVKRLQKNGEVVAFVGDGINDAPALAQADLGIAIGSGTDVAIESGEIVLMRDDLRDVVAAIQLSEKTLNKIKQNLFWAMIYNTILIPVAAGVLYPVFGIVFRPEWAGLAMAMSSVSVVTNSLLMKNYIPPVNRRAKS